The genome window CGTGTAGTGGGAAGCGAGCTGGATGATGCCGCGCGCGCCCAGCGGATCGCACCACTCGGAGTTATAGCGGATTTCCGTCTTGCTGGCATCCAGCACTAAAGATGCTTGCGCGAAATACGTCATCGCGTTAATCTCGATCTGTTCCTTGGTCAAAGGCGGACGCGTGACGTTGCGGCCCGAAGGGTCGCCGATCATGGAAGTGAAGTCGCCGATGAGGAAAATGACTTGATGGCCCAGGTTTTGCAGCTGGCGCATCTTGTTCAGTACGACAGTGTGACCCAGATGCAAGTCGGGTGCAGTCGGGTCCAGGCCCAGTTTGATGCGCAGTGGAACACCGGTTTTCTCGGAGCGCGCTAATTTTTGCGCAAATTCGCTTTCGATCAAGAGTTCGTCGACGCCACGCTTGGTAATCGCGAGGGCTTCTTGTACTCTGTCCGACAGTGGAAGTGCGGTCTGAGCGGCGTTAGCCTTGGCAGGCGATGCGGTGGTGTTGATTTCCATAAAATTTGACTATAAATCTCAAAATGGTAGTAGGTTTGCGGAGTTTGTTATAATGCTCGATCCCATCAATCTTGCCGTATGAAAACGAACCAAAATAACAATAACAAAGAGCATTAGTTCAGGTCACGTTCAAGGGCAAATTTTAACTGATTGCATGAACCCTATACATAAAATCACAGGCTCACGCTTGTACACACAGCTGACGACGACACGCAAGGCACGCATTATCGGCGCGTCGGCAGTGCTGCTCGCCGTGGCCGCCTTCGGCGCAGTCGCTGTATCGCCCATGGCGCCCGACGCATCCGACTTGCCGGTCACGTCCATAGCCCAGAACCTGGAAATGCCTGATCTCACTTCGCAAATTTCCGCGATGGAACAGGTAGACCAGAATTTCACCCACGAAGAAAAAGTCCGCGCCGGCGATACCCTCGCCACCCTGCTGACCCGTCTCGGCGTGGATGATCCGGCGGCTGCCAATTTCATCAAGACCGACAAGATCGCGCGCGGCGTGATGTTGCTGAAATCGGGCAAGCGCGTGCAAGCGCAAACGACCGAAAACGGCGACCTCAACTGGATGCGCGCCACCCTCGTCGATGGCACGGACAAGTCGGTCAAGAACATCCTGATCACCCGCAAGGGCGACAAGTTCGTGGCCACGGAAGTGGCAGCCCAGCTGGAACGCCGCGTTGAAATGCACGCGCGCAAGATTACTTCCACCCTGTTCGCCGCCACCGACTCCAGCCTGGACGGCACCCGCCTGCCAGATTCGATTTCCGCGCAAATCGTGGAAATGTTCTCCACCAATATCGACTTCCGCTCCGACCTGAAACGCGGCGACGCATTCAATGTCGTCTACGAAACGTTCTGGCAAGATGGCGAATTCGTCCGAGCGGGCCGTATCCTGGCCGGTGAATTCACCAACCGCGGCACGACTTACCAGTCCGTTTGGTTCGAAGACCCAGCCAGCAAGCAAGGCGGCGGTTACTACAGTTTTGACGGCAAGTCCCTCAAAAAAGCCTTCCTGAAATCCCCCCTCGAATTCTCCCGCATCTCGTCCGGCTTCTCCATGCGCGTGCACCCGATTTCCGGCAACTGGAAAGCGCACAAGGGCATCGATTTCGCTGCAGCGACGGGCACCCCCATCCGCGCCTCGGGCGACGGCGTGGTCGATTCCGTCGGCAGCCAAAACGGCTACGGCAATGTTGTTGTCCTGAAACACTGGGCCAACTACACCACCGCCTACGCCCACATGAGCCGCTTCGCTTCGGGCCTGAAAAAAGGCCAGATAGTCAGCCAGGGCGATGTGATCGGCTACGTCGGCACCACCGGCTGGTCCACGGGCGCCCATTTGCACTATGAATTCCGCGTCGGCGGCGTGGCACAAGATCCAAGCAAGCTGAATGTACAAGCCCAGGCGCCGCTGACGGCTGCCGAGCTGAGCCGCTTCCGCATGGTTTCGGCCGACATGATGCACCGCTTCACCCTGCTGCGTCCGAACGACACGGCACTGGCGTCGCGTTAAACGAAATTACCTTCTGGCAACATATAAAGGCACCGCCCATGCAAATGGCCGGTGCCTTTGTTTTATGTCCGCCGGAAAATGCGGCACAATGCACCCATCACTGACGCACTCAAGGAAACACCCATGCTGTATATCGGTTTGATGTCGGGCACCAGCCTGGACGGCGTCGACGGCGCCCTGGTCGACTTTTCCGACGATGGCGGCGTGCGCAGCCTGGGCGATGCGTATATTCCCTTCCCCGCCAGCCTGCGCGTTGACCTGATGGCATTGCAAAGTGCCGGCCAGAATGAAATCGAACGCGAAGCGCTGGCGGCCAATCAACTGGTACGCCATTACGCCGACTGCGTCGCCCTGCTGTTGAGCGACGCGGGCATCGGACCGGACGCCATCGCCGCCATCGGCGCGCATGGCCAGACCATCCGCCACCGCCCCGAACTGGGCTTTACGCGCCAGTTGAACAACCCGGCCCTGCTGGCCGAACTGACGGGTATCGATGTCATCGCCGACTTGCGCAGCCGCGACGTGGCGGCCGGCGGCCAGGGCGCGCCGCTGGTGCCCGCTTTTCACCAGGCCATTTTCAATTTACCCGGCCACACGCGCGTGCTGGCCAATATCGGCGGCATCAGCAATATCAGCGTGCTGCACGCGGACGGCACGGTGACGGGCTACGACACGGGCCCCGGCAATGCGCTGATGGATGGCTGGGCCCTGCGGCACCTGGGACAGCCGTATGACGCCAACGGCGCCTGGGCCGCCACGGGTAAAGTCTTGCCTGCCCTGCTGGCGGAATTGCTCAATGAAGCCTATTTTGACTTGCCGGCGCCGAAAAGCACGGGCCGTGACCTGTTCCATGCCGACTGGCTGCAGGACAAGCTGCGCAACTATCCGCATGC of Janthinobacterium sp. PAMC25594 contains these proteins:
- a CDS encoding anhydro-N-acetylmuramic acid kinase; protein product: MLYIGLMSGTSLDGVDGALVDFSDDGGVRSLGDAYIPFPASLRVDLMALQSAGQNEIEREALAANQLVRHYADCVALLLSDAGIGPDAIAAIGAHGQTIRHRPELGFTRQLNNPALLAELTGIDVIADLRSRDVAAGGQGAPLVPAFHQAIFNLPGHTRVLANIGGISNISVLHADGTVTGYDTGPGNALMDGWALRHLGQPYDANGAWAATGKVLPALLAELLNEAYFDLPAPKSTGRDLFHADWLQDKLRNYPHATAADVQATLTQLTAASLAHAIARDGAQAETVYVCGGGAQNASLMAALAAALPGMAVESTQALGVAPSQVEALAFAWLAWRFTQRKPGNLPAVTGAQGLRVLGALYPR
- a CDS encoding M23 family metallopeptidase, whose product is MNPIHKITGSRLYTQLTTTRKARIIGASAVLLAVAAFGAVAVSPMAPDASDLPVTSIAQNLEMPDLTSQISAMEQVDQNFTHEEKVRAGDTLATLLTRLGVDDPAAANFIKTDKIARGVMLLKSGKRVQAQTTENGDLNWMRATLVDGTDKSVKNILITRKGDKFVATEVAAQLERRVEMHARKITSTLFAATDSSLDGTRLPDSISAQIVEMFSTNIDFRSDLKRGDAFNVVYETFWQDGEFVRAGRILAGEFTNRGTTYQSVWFEDPASKQGGGYYSFDGKSLKKAFLKSPLEFSRISSGFSMRVHPISGNWKAHKGIDFAAATGTPIRASGDGVVDSVGSQNGYGNVVVLKHWANYTTAYAHMSRFASGLKKGQIVSQGDVIGYVGTTGWSTGAHLHYEFRVGGVAQDPSKLNVQAQAPLTAAELSRFRMVSADMMHRFTLLRPNDTALASR